The Hugenholtzia roseola DSM 9546 DNA window TTACCTCCGTAGCCTCTCCCACTACTTTTTTCGAGCCTTGAAAGATGGTGAATAAAATCTTAAACTTTTCGCCTGCTTCTTCCAACGCAATTTCTACATTCGCCTCGTCTTCATCTAAGAGAAAGTTGAAAAATTCGAGGTAGGCTTGCTTGTAATTTTTCTGTTCGTAAAAAGCCATCGCACGCTGCCAAGACTGCTCCTTTTCGAGCGACTTATGCGCGTCTGTATATCTGCCAAAACGCACCTCGATGTCGTCTTTGATATAGGGCGAAGCGGGCTGAAAGAAGGCAAAAATATTTTTAAAATTCATGTGCTTTTCAGTTTTATAGCAAAAACATCATATCAGCCAAAGGCGATAAAGTTAGGCAGGAGACTTTCCTGTTCCTACCTTCGCGAGCCTTCCGTAGGGGAAAGTTTCTTTTTGTAGTCTTTATTGCGAATAGACTCGATAAATTTTGCCCAAGCAAAGGGATTAAGCAACTGCAAAGTAGGGACAAAGAAACGATTATTGATGCCATAAATCTGATTGTTCATCATCATTCTATAATTCCCTTCGGCACTCATGGGCGTTTCGAGTGCCATGTTATAGATGCGCTCTTGACTCAAATTTTCGCGCATGGCAGTCAGGCGCGGGTCTTCGAGTTGGAGGGCTAAGATAGCTTCTTTAAATTCGTAGGCGTTATCAAAAGGATAAATAATTACTTCATCTAATAAATTATCTTTTTGCTGCATATTGATAAAAATAGAATAAGAAGGTTCGCCTCTTCGCGGAATGATGATGCGCACAGGCTCTAATCCCATAGAAGTTATATGCACCGTATCGCCTTCTAAGG harbors:
- a CDS encoding carboxypeptidase-like regulatory domain-containing protein, with the protein product MKNFLFSKCSSLALWGAVCFLLLALSLTTESRAQGERQVVRFSGILVEGDSAYGVPYAHILIPRAGVGTTSNGAGYFTINALEGDTVHITSMGLEPVRIIIPRRGEPSYSIFINMQQKDNLLDEVIIYPFDNAYEFKEAILALQLEDPRLTAMRENLSQERIYNMALETPMSAEGNYRMMMNNQIYGINNRFFVPTLQLLNPFAWAKFIESIRNKDYKKKLSPTEGSRR